Part of the Bufo gargarizans isolate SCDJY-AF-19 unplaced genomic scaffold, ASM1485885v1 original_scaffold_2097_pilon, whole genome shotgun sequence genome is shown below.
CAGTGAGACTCCGCCCCATCCAGTGACGTCATACCACCCAGAGCCACTGCACTCTGCCCTGTAGTCAGTAGGGAGGCCGCGGCGAGTACTACATGTCCCGGCGTCCTCCGCGGCTGCTTCCTGCAGGGAGGCTCAGGACCGGGGCTGCTTCCGGTGCGGGCTCCTGACTCCAGGTAAGTGATGAGAATGATGACAGTAGCGTCCTGCTGAGCTCATAGCCACCGGGCGGGTGACGTCATCAGTCCCCAGCGTCACCTATAGATTGGGGGGGCAGCCCTTGTTCACCCTGGTGACTCTGGAGGGTTCCCTGTCACTGAGGGGGTTaatgaaaccccacaattggagATAATGGCAGGAGGGTTATAAACTGGTGACATTCCCTGCTGAAAAGTGTCAGTCCTCACTGCTCAGCTAGTATTCTATTCACGTGCCCTAGAGGGGATGACTGTGgacctctctctctcctctcaggCGTGCACCCCGGAACCATGCCCCGGTCCAAGGAGATCTCTGAGGAGGTCCGGAAGAAGGTGGTGGAGGCCCACAAGGACGGCAAAGGCTATAAGGCCATCAGCAAGGTCTTCGACCTGCACCGCTCCACCGTCCGGCAGATCATCTACAAGTGGAAGGTCTTCAACAGCATCGACACCCGACCCCGGAGCGGGCGGCCCACCAAGCTGGACACCATCCTGCGCAGGGTGATGAGGAGCGGCGCAGGTAAGGCCTCGCACCCCCGATCTCCCCGCCCCGGAGGAGCCGACGACGGGGAGCAGGCCGCGCACATGTCAGGTACGAGACGCTTCAGAGCGGAGATCCCATAATGCAGTGCAGGATATCGGTGCTGTGTCCAGACTGCCCCAGCAGCATCCCCCCCGGGGCAGATATCAGTGTGTATAGCCTGGGGTGATCTCTGCTCAGTTCTGTCATTTCCAGAGAACAGAAGAATCGGAAAGGACGGGAGCGGCAGCGCGGAAGAGGGAGAGAGCGCACGGGTCCCAGGTAAGACAGCCGAGAGCGTTACTGactgtcacatccagagctgtatcCATACATCCTATACtcctgtcacatccagagctgtatcCATACATCTTATACtcctgtcacatccagagctgtatcCATACATCCTATACtcctgtcacatccagagctgtatcCATACATCTTATACtcctgtcacatccagagctgtatcCATACATCTTATACtcctgtcacatccagagctgtatcCAGTTATCTTATACtcctgtcacatccagagctgtatcCAGTTATCTTATACtcctgtcacatccagagctgtatcCATTTATCTTATACtcctgtcacatccagagctgcatccatGCATCTTATACCCCTGTCACATCCTGAGCTGCATCCATACATCTTATACCCCTGTCACATCCTGAGCTGCATCCATATACATCTTATACtcctgtcacatccagagctgcatccatACATCTTATACccctgtcacatccagagctgcatccatACCTCTTCTACtcctgtcacatccagagctgcatccatACATCTTATACTCctgtcacacccagagctgtatCCATACCTCTTCTACTCCTGTCACATCCATACATCTTATACtcctgtcacatccagagctgtatcCATGCATCTTATACtcctgtcacatccagagctgtatcCATACATCTTATACTCCTGTCACATCCATACAGCTTATACtcctgtcacatccagagctgcatccatACCTCTTCTACTCctgtcacacccagagctgcatgcaCGTGTCCTATACTCCACTCACACAGAATGCAGCATCCCCCGTTATTAGATGCCCTGATGTCTGTCCTTCTGTCAGGTGCGGACACGAGTCCAGGATCGGGGGTAGAGGACGATGTCGGGGCCCCCATGGACCCTCTGCGACCCAGTGATGCGGCGGTTACAAGGACGAGCAGAATAAGGAACCATAAAGTAAAGCGGGAGGAGGCGGAGCGGGCACGTAGCCGCACCCCGGGGTCCCCCCCGCCAGGTTCCTCCCGCCGAGCCCCGCGCCCTGCAGAGCATCACGTGGAGGTGATTCTGTGCTGCGAGATCTGCGGCTCCTGCTTCCCGACAGAAACGGACCTGGAAGCCCACCAGGCCGAGCACCTGGAGGAGACGCTGCACCAGTGCGAGGAGTGCGGGAAAGCCTTTCAGTCCGCCGGCGGCCTTAAAACACACAAGAaaagaaaacatggctgctgaGCGGGCGGCACTGCACTGGAAGAGAGGCCGAGCGCTGCTCCTGGGGGGGCTGAACTCTGCTAACAAAACACTTGCCGGGGCCCAAAACATCAGCGCCTGATGGGACGTGCCCGATCATCCTGCGAGTGACATGTGCGCCACCCCCAGGACACTTTTAATATTACCAGGAGTCCTCCTGGCCAGTCTGTACAGGGACTGCGTGCCACACAGGGTGCCCTGAGGTGCATGGacagaaaggggttaaaggggttgtgctgggATGCTTGCATATTCTCTGTCCTgtagcatctgattggtggggcccCGACCGCTGACCACCACCGATCACAAGACCTGGGGCCCTGTGTGGTTCTGAAGCGGTGGGCGGACTGCTCCTGCACTCATCCTTGTGGGACTGTTGGAGATCGGAGAGCACAgcgcgcggtggcagcagacatGTGTGGGGCCacgtgatgggtgggggtccccgGAGTCAGACCCCACCACACAGATGCTTGTCCGCTGTAATGTCCTCACCGGGGCGTGTCCTGCCCATGATGGTGGCTCCAGCTTCTGGAGGTCACACCTGTCCGTACGTCTGTGGAGACCTGAGCGCAGGGTCTCGTCTTCTAATAAAGGTGTTTTCAGGAAGCGGCTCTCGTGTGGTCGTGACGGTGCGGCTCATGGTGGTCGCCCCTCCCCCGCTGTACGTACAaggcatttggaaagtcttcagcccCTCTCACTTTGGTCTCTCGCTCCTTGTGTATAACGTCCCCCAATGTTCTGCCCTCGATTCCCCCATAATCAGAAAGTGAGGACAGAATTGTAGAAATGTTTACTAATTTATTAAGGAAAAACTACAATTTCACCTGGACATAAGTCTTCACACCCTCTGCTGTGACACTTGGACATTTCTCTCTGGAGGCCCCCCATTTCTCTGGATCTTTTTGAGATGTTTACgccttgattggagtcacctgtggtagATTCAGTGGATAGGACACAGCCctatataagatctcacagcAAACCCCAGCCGTGAGGAGgagagaactgcctgtagagctcagagacaggattgtgtggagggacAAAAACATTTCCGCTGCACTGagagttcccaagagcacagtgacctccataattcTCACATGGAAGACGTTTAGAGCAATCAGGACTGTTCCTAGAGCTGGCCAGTCAGAGAAGTAACCcgaggagaagggccttggtaagaggtgaccaagaacccaatggtcactctggctgagctccgaAAACCCTGTGTGCAGAGCTCCCCCCAAGAGCGGCCAGAAAGAAGCCCTCAGTAAGGGCCCTTGCACAGGACCGTATGTCCTCTGAGACACACGTCCTGGAGGAGCATTGATCGGGAGCACACCACATCAGAGATTACAATGATACTGTGCacgtcatatgagtgcaggacaatagtcccgcgggcggcccggcgTGCACAGTATCGTAGTAATCTATGATGCGGTGTGCtcccgatcaatgccgctccaggacatgtGTCTCAGAGGacatacggtcgcgtgcaagGGCCCTAAGACACAAGAAAGCCGCCTGAAGAAATCACCTAAAGGACCTCATACTGTGAGGAACAAGATTATCAGGTCTGATGGAACCAAGACTCTAGGAGTCCTGTCTGGAGGAaacaggcgccgctcatcacctgccccaATATcatcctacagtgaagcatgggatGGACggaagagacctgaaaatggctgtccaccgacgaGCCCCACCCAACCTGACAGAGCGCGAGTGGATCATCAGAGAAGAGCGgccgaaaatccccaaatccaggtgtgaacCTTGTAGCATCATCTCCAAGAAGATGCCGACGGCTCGTATCCCGAGTAACGGGGCCGACGGCTCGTGTCCCGAGtaatgtctcggagggcatacggtccgACAGCTCGTGTCCCGAGTAACGGGGCCGACAACTAGGGCTGCAATGATTAATCTACGTTATTGATAATATTCGATAAAGGGTTTAGTtgtcaacgaatcccgttatcgaataatcggccgcataagatgctatatagtgtcatctaggggtgggcgatatggcctaaaatctatattgcgatataattagaatcatgtgcgatatgcgatatatattgcgatatatgtatacaaaaaatgcaaattaatAAACTTTGCAAGAAATTTTTAATATGTGTATTGTGTAACACATCTTTTTCCAAACAATGTAAAGATAAAGTGTTAGTAAAACACACATTTCTTGAAAATAAAGTGCAAAttgcaaaatgtaaaataataaataacctCACATTTCTTCCTCCCGTCCTGATGACGTAGGCCCCctccattcacatcaccgtttctcctttttGGCtcggttgaggagcaggagaacggaaaggacggattcggcagaTAACTGACCACTAACTGAGCGTAACAGAGCCtgaagaccccatagactataatggggtccgttccgTGTCcactcagaacatgatttttgagcggagacaaaagtagcGCATGCAGGACTTTCATCTCCGCtaaaaaatcatgttctgagcggacacggaacggaccccattatagtctatggggtctttaggctccgttacgctcagttagtgGTCAGTTAtctgccgaatccgtcctttccgttctcctgctcctcaacggagccaaaaaggagaaacggtgatgtgtgaacgagcccttacttaTATTGCACAAAAATAAAAGGCTGCACATATTGGAACGAAAAAGCCTTCAAGTTCAACAGGTTTCTTTGCGGTAAACAGTTAAAGGGAACTTGACaagtgtcatcaactttatgctgcccagatAACAGCAGCGTGAAGTAGAGACAGGCGTGGTTgcccgagaaccaacatcacactcattgcagaccgggcctggaagagagtcccggcctcctgagaagagtcctgggtaGTCATGACTTCCCGCccccctgctgatggctgaccggCTTCTGCCGtgctccctttctctctaggagagaactgccagtcatcagctgATGGTGGAGAGCAGGAGAAGgagaataaccaggactcttctcaggtagagttGACTATTTTCGAGGCCTGGGCTGCAGTGTTTATGATGCTGGttttcagcaaccacttacttttagctgatgagtgacacacggcTGAGATCAGCGTTTCTGTCATTATTTTATGCTGCGCTgtgtcagtgaggtcagcataaaggtgaggacaggacaggacaggttccctttaaatatataacaAATTGCAAACTTGCAAATCAATATGTAGTGCGAGTGCGACTGAACATCAGCCTTGCGTGCCACCGTCACATTTAATATCTCCTTATTGGTCCAGAGGACCTGAGCGTTACCTTCGCACACTCACTGAATAGTTTTATTAAAATTCTACTTTATTGATATCCTTTAAAATCACTTCGTGTTAGACAAGGAACTCAAAAATGTGATTAAAGTTACTGAGGGAGGCCACGTCCCTTCCCTATAACCTGAACTCCCTGAGTAACTTTTAATCACATTTTTGAGTTCCACTTCCTTGTCCAACACTAGTGATTTTAAAGGATATATCAATAAAGTAGAATCTCAATAAAACTATTCAGTGGCCTCGGGGGCGTAACGCTCAGGTCCTCTGGAGGAGGAGTATAGCGCTGCACGCCTCCTGAGGGGTCCTGTCATTACATAATGCACTTCAGCCAAGGTTTTTCGCCAGGAACACAAGTTTGTCCACAGTCTCGGGCTTCAGTGCAGATCGGTGGCGTGTTACTATATTGCCACTGGTGCTGAATGCCCTTTCTGAAGGGGCACTTGTGGCAGGAATGCAAAGATATTTCTTGGCTAGGCTTGCCATCCTGGGAAAATTAGCCTGGTGCAGCCTCCACCACTCCAGTGGGTCAGCTTCTCCTTCTACATCCAGTGCCTGCAGGTAACTCTTAAGCTCAATTTTAATCGCTTCTCTGTCGGTGAGGGCAGCTGGGCCAGGCTGAgcagatgcattttttaaaaagCTGCCCAGACTTCGTTTACTCAGCTTGGGTTCTTCTCTCTGGGCTTCTCCAGCAGCTCCTGTGCTGGTGTGTGATGGTGACTCTGTGGCAGACACAGCTTGCGTCTCTAGCAGTGCCTGAATTTCTGCTGCTGCTTTTGTGAAGATGAACTCTCTTCGGTCATCTGCTATATATGATGATCTGAAGCATGGGTTGACCAAGGAGGCCATATCCAGGAGGTCATCAGTTGCAACATCCGAGTACTTCTCATTTAAACACTTGAGGATGGCCATCTTCATGTCCTTCATCAGTTCTGTGTCAATGTCATCATCAGCTAGAGGAAGAACTGTGGTGTTTAGAAGGTGGAGCACAGGTTTGACAGTCGACATACTCTTCTCCAGACAGAGCATCTGTGAACTCCAACAGGGGACTGAGGGTCTTGTTCATAGATTCTAGCACATCAATGTCCTGCCAAGTTGGTACCAGGTGCCTGGTTTTCCTGGACCTGTGATATGGCCTTCTCTTGTTCGAGCAGCCGCTGAATCATCTGTCGAGACCCCCATCTTGTTGGTGTTTCGGTGAGGAGGCCGGTTTAGCTCAGCCTGGGCACTAGCCATCTCTCTCTTCCTTTACAAGCGTAAGAAAAGGCACTCACTATTTTCTTGCATTTGCCAATTGCATGTTCAACACGGGCGTCTTTCACACTTCTCTCTAAGGACAAAATTGGAAGATATCGTTAGCAGCACATCAACCCCTGCATAATGTAACTAGTCTAGGACTAAAAGAAACGGGTCGTCTACCTACCTATGGCGAGGTGGAGCCTGTGACCAAAGCACTGCAGTCTTGTCCAGCCGTTAATTTCCACTGCTGTCACAATATTTGCGCCATTGTCGGTGGTTATGCAGACTTGTTACTcttctttaagtccccatgactcGAGCGCTTCCTTCAATCCCTGAGATATCAGTTCACCTGTATGATCCTCGGGAAAATAAGATGTCTGTAGGCATCTGCTGCACATCTTCCACTCGTCATTGATGAAGTGGATTGTGAGActaatgtaaggctccattgtgcGACTCGACCACAAGTCCGTAGTAGTTGCATAGTATTTTATGCTCCGGAGTTCGTTCTTTACTTGCTCGCGGACTTTGTCATACAGTTTGGGCACTTCAGTTTGGCTAAAGTGTTTGCGGCTAGGTACCTCGTAACGTGGATCGAGTGTCTTAATCATGTTCTGAAAGGCACCATGTCCTTACACAGGTACAGGGAATGGCATTTGTAATATCAATCCACCGcccattttttttgtcatacgGAGTGCCTTTAGAAAATGCTGGTGGGCAGGGGCAGGGCCACCTTTTTTCTTTCCAATAGACTGACTGGCCGTTTGTGGAGGAGGGCGCAGTTTTTGGCTATCTTGGTATTCCAAAACGTGCTTCATTTTGaggtgattaaaaaaaattggttgtatTCCCTCTCTTCGCAATTATTGTCGCCCGGCATAGTTTGCAGATTATATTTTTCTGCTCCACATCCGACTCCTTAAACCCAAACCAGGCCCATATGACCGACGTCGCACCGGTCTTCTTTATgagcacctcctcctcctccccacatGCTGGAAGCTCCTCCATGAAGTTGATCTTGATGACATATAGGGCACCTGCAGGAAACTATTATTTTAGCAATCAAATCGAGTACTCGTCTCTAATAAGACAAACCGTCTCTTAAACTATTACTAACGTATCGCTAATTGCTttttaaaaacaatatttttatgtgGTATTCATTGCTAGCAAATCATCAGcgatcagccccatgccatcagtCAGCGTCAGACAGTAGACCCATGGCATTAGCCAATGGCCATCATCagacatgtcccccagagccagtgccatcatctTCTATCAGACTGTGATGACTGCAAATGCCACAtggggctaatctgatggcactggctcactgctgggggacacatgtctgatggcaaatgccacatggggctaatctgatggcactggctcactggggacacatcagacatgcccccccccccccccagcatttgagccagtgccatcagatcagccccatgtggcatttgccatcatcagacTTGTGTCCCCCAGAAGTGAGTCAGTGCCAATCAGACTCGATCTCAAccccatgtggcatttgccatcagacatgtgtcccccagcagtgagCCAGTGGCCCAGTGCCAGAATCAGATAATGTGGCATTTGGATTTGCCATCACATCATCAGACTTCATGTGTCTCACTCTCCTCCCCTGCGGCTGCTATACATTCAGAGAGCATCATGGTCTTAGACTCTCAGCGCCATCagcatcagcccccatccatggcCATCCTTTCCTTATCCGTTTTCTctacccccccccctcaatcCTCCACACAGAGTGCCCCCTCCGATCCTCCACAGTCCACACAGAGTGCCCCCTCCGATCCTCCACAGTCCACACAGAGTGCCCCCTCCGATCCTCCACAGTCCACACAGAGTGCCCCTCTGATCCTCCACAGTCCACACAGAGTGCCCCTCTGATCCTCCACAGTCCACACAGAGTGCCCCCTCCGATCCTCCACAGTCCACACAGAGTGCCCCTCTGATCCTCCACAGTCCACACAGAGTGCCCCCTCCGATCCTCCACAGTCCACACAGAGTGCCCCTCTGATCCTCCACAGTCCACACAGAGTGCCCCCTCCGATCCTCCACACAGAGTGCCCCCTCCGATCCTCCACAGTCCACACAGAGTGCCCCCTCCGATCCTCCACAGTCCACACAGAGTGCCCCTCTGATCCTCCACAGTCCACACAGAGTGCCCCCTCCGATCCTCCACAGTCCACACAGAGTGCCCCTCTGATCCTCCACAGTCCACACAGAGTGCCCCCTCCGATCCTCCACACAGAGTGCCCCCTCCG
Proteins encoded:
- the LOC122923958 gene encoding zinc finger protein 367-like; translation: MPRSKEISEEVRKKVVEAHKDGKGYKAISKVFDLHRSTVRQIIYKWKVFNSIDTRPRSGRPTKLDTILRRVMRSGAGKASHPRSPRPGGADDGEQAAHMSENRRIGKDGSGSAEEGESARVPGADTSPGSGVEDDVGAPMDPLRPSDAAVTRTSRIRNHKVKREEAERARSRTPGSPPPGSSRRAPRPAEHHVEVILCCEICGSCFPTETDLEAHQAEHLEETLHQCEECGKAFQSAGGLKTHKKRKHGC
- the LOC122923963 gene encoding E3 SUMO-protein ligase ZBED1-like, whose amino-acid sequence is MLCLEKSMSTVKPVLHLLNTTVLPLADDDIDTELMKDMKMAILKCLNEKYSDVATDDLLDMASLVNPCFRSSYIADDRREFIFTKAAAEIQALLETQAVSATESPSHTSTGAAGEAQREEPKLSKRSLGSFLKNASAQPGPAALTDREAIKIELKSYLQALDVEGEADPLEWWRLHQANFPRMASLAKKYLCIPATSAPSERAFSTSGNIVTRHRSALKPETVDKLVFLAKNLG